From Anomalospiza imberbis isolate Cuckoo-Finch-1a 21T00152 chromosome 22, ASM3175350v1, whole genome shotgun sequence, a single genomic window includes:
- the MAP3K14 gene encoding mitogen-activated protein kinase kinase kinase 14 isoform X1, whose protein sequence is MAVMGIACQGAPDPAVKHKKELTAAEGLKETVSEKQSSVCKVEDSKKVIFHSQWKILNDVITRGTAKEETEGGCASISIIAQAECENSQEFSPTLSERSFIAHSKRYSSRSDSLDHIPNNVAHATEGRMAPSWRGRHRGRAKKKRHKKRSKLKGQPVAAGRRSPRTPEQESCTPIPVQEDESHQSTLYRNSFWVPEFNKDLGYDPLSFEKPAHAPLSMGKLHSPRSQYKTELHKLISPIQCLNHVWRQRDTVPQPETLHPFPYNILPPHFPHVDNPLHAMKQNALDTYFHGDLSYQDSHLSGLNLEYNFTKCIKQSVQTSSDKLSVEEYLVDALKGSVSFGEPQNLASLAKTWRGGGLELKEQFHEASENEGVLLNEKLKPVDYEYREEVHWTKCHGSLGIGSFGEVYKIEDKQTGFQCAAKKVQVEHFRAEELTTCAAVTSPSVVPLYGAVKEGPWVTIFMKLMEGGSLGQLIKQSGCLPEDRALSYLGQVLEGLEYLHAQNILHGDVKAENVLLSDDGSRALLCDFGHSAHLHPDGLGKCLVTGNYVPGTETHMAPEVVMGKRCDSKVDVWSSCCMMLHMLNGCHPWTQYYNHPLCLKIAKEPPPLREIPPSCNPLTAEIIKLGLEKEPLQRASASELKTKTSVALEEVGGVRSPWKGEYREPRHLSLNKENSAQSAQTSLSPTVSPVSEIGSDPKLSVKASCASPVLPPPSLEQTEEVEGPHWNEGKELPETCDPPPLSSTPLPLKSCSHVERTTTISEQELQQLEIELFLNSLSQPYSLEEQEQMLSCLSIDSPFVSDASEKYSMKASHSLRDTMSSGIHSWNSQADGQSCSWNNLLSRSRHTDTPSYFNGVKIQIQLLSGENLHIRDFHRTKVGDIATGISSQIPVPAFSLVTKEGQPVHYNMEVPDSGIELQCTLAPDCSVSWAWRVKHGQLENRP, encoded by the exons ATGGCCGTGATGGGAATTGCATGCCAAGGAGCTCCTGATCCAGCCGTCAAGCACAAAAAGGAGCTCACGGCTGCCGAGGGGCTGAAGGAGACAGTGAGTGAAAAGCAGAGCAGTGTTTGCAAAGTAGAAGATTCAAAGAAGGTCATCTTTCACAGTCAGTGGAAAATCCTGAATGATGTAATCACCAGAGGAACagcaaaagaagaaacagaaggagGCTGTGCATCAATTTCTATTATTGCCCAAGCAGAAT GTGAAAACAGTCAGGAGTTCAGCCCCACTTTATCAGAGAGATCTTTTATTGCCCACAGTAAACGTTACAG cagccGCTCGGACAGTCTCGATCACATCCCCAACAATGTGGCCCATGCCACGGAGGGCAGGATGGCACCCTCCTGGAGAGGGAGGCACCGGGGCAGGGCCAAGAAGAAAAGGCACAAGAAAAGATCCAAGCTGAAAGGACAAcctgtggctgctggcaggagaaGTCCAAGAACTCCAGAACAGGAGAGCTGCACCCCAATTCCTGTTCAG gAGGATGAATCCCACCAAAGTACTCTTTACAGAAACAGTTTTTGGGTTCCTGAATTTAACAAGGACTTGGGCTATGATCCACTGTCTTTTGAGAAGCCTGCCCATGCCCCCTTGTCCATGGGCAAACTCCATTCCCCAAGGAGCCAGTACAAAACTGAACTGCACAAGCTGATCAGCCCTATTCAGTGTCTTAATCATGTTTGGAGACAGAGGGACACTGTTCCCCAGCCTGAGACTCTCCATCCATTTCCCTACAACATCcttcccccccatttcccacaTGTGGACAATCCTCTCCATGCCATGAAGCAGAATGCTCTGGACACATACTTCCATGGTGACCTCAGCTATCAAGACAGTCACTTATCTGGCCTGAACTTAGAATATAATTTCACCAAATGCATCAAACAGTCTGTGCAAACCAGTTCAGACAAGCTTTCTGTGGAAGAATATTTGGTAGATGCCTTGAAGGGGAGCGTGAGTTTTGGTGAACCACAAAATTTAGCCAGTCTGGCCAAGACATGGAGAGGAGGTGGGCTGGAGCTGAAGGAACAGTTCCATGAAGCGAGTGAAAATGAAGGCGTGCTGCTGAACGAG AAGCTGAAGCCAGTGGATTATGAGTACCGAGAAGAGGTTCACTGGACCAAGTGCCATGGTTCCTTGGGCATTGGCTCCTTTGGGGAAGTGTACAAGATAGAGGACAAGCAGACAGGATTTCAGTGTGCTGCCAAGAAG GTGCAGGTGGAACACTTCCGTGCCGAGGAGCTGACGACGTGCGCGGCCGTGACGAGCCCCAGCGTGGTGCCCCTGTACGGCGCCGTCAAGGAGGGTCCCTGGGTCACCATCTTCATGAAGCTGATGGAGG GTGGCTCATTAGGGCAGCTCATTAAACAGAGTGGCTGCCTGCCAGAGGACAGAGCCCTCAGCTACCTGGGCCAGGTGTTAGAGGGTCTGGAGTATCTTCATGCTCAAAACATTCTCCATGGAGATGTCAAAG CGGAGAACGTGCTGCTGTCGGACGATGGGAGCAGGGCCCTCCTGTGTGACTTTGGCCACTCTGCTCACCTGCACCCAGACGGGCTGGGAAAGTGCTTGGTCACAG GGAACTACGTGCCTGGCACAGAGACCCACATGGCCCCGGAGGTGGTGATGGGGAAGCGCTGTGACTCCAAGGTGGACgtgtggagcagctgctgtATGATGCTGCACATGCTCAACGGCTGCCACCCCTGGACCCAGTACTACAACCACCCTCTCTGCCTGAAG ATCGCTAAAGAGCCGCCTCCTCTGAGGGAAATTCCACCTTCCTGCAACCCTCTCACTGCTGAGATTATTAagctggggctggagaaggAGCCTCTGCAGAGGGCATCTGCATCAGAACTCAAAACTAAGACCAGTGTGGCACTTGAGGAAG tGGGAGGTGTGAGAAGCCCCTGGAAAGGTGAATACAGAGAGCCCAGACATTTATCTTTGAACAAAGAAAACAGTGCACAGAGTGCACAGACATCCCTGTCCCCCACAGTGAGCCCAGTTTCTGAGATTGGTTCTGACCCCAAACTGTCAGTCAAAGCTTCCTGTGCCAGCCCAGTCCTACCACCTCCATCTCTGGAGCAAACAGAGGAGGTTGAGGGACCCCACTGGAACGAGGGCAAGGAGTTACCGGAGACCTGTGATCCCCCACCTCTCTCCTCGACTCCTCTGCCCctgaagagctgcagccacGTGGAAAGAACCACAACCATCTCAGAGCAAGAACTTCAGCAGCTGGAAATTG AACTGTTTCTGAACAGCCTTTCCCAGCCTTACTCTCTGGAGGAACAAGAGCAAATGCTTTCATGCCTCAGCATTGACAGCCCCTTTGTGTCAGATGCCAGTGAGAAG TACTCCATGAAGGCTTCTCACAGCTTGAGGGACACCATGAGCtctgggatccattcctggaaCAGCCAGGCAGacgggcagagctgcagctggaacaaCCTGCTGAGCCGCAGCCGGCACACGGACACCCCCAGCTACTTCAACG GAGTGAAAATCCAGATCCAGTTGCTAAGTGGAGAAAATTTGCACATCAGGGATTTCCACAGGACAAAGGTGGGAGACATTGCCACGGGGATAAGCAGCCAG ATCCCCGTGCCTGCCTTCAGCCTGGTGACCAAGGAGGGGCAGCCTGTGCACTACAACATGGAGGTGCCCGACTCTGGCATCGAGCTGCAGTGCACCCTGGCCCCCGACTGCAGCGTCAGCTGGGCCTGGCGCGTCAAGCACGGCCAGCTGGAGAACAGGCCCTGA
- the MAP3K14 gene encoding mitogen-activated protein kinase kinase kinase 14 isoform X2 — protein MAVMGIACQGAPDPAVKHKKELTAAEGLKETVSEKQSSVCKVEDSKKVIFHSQWKILNDVITRGTAKEETEGGCASISIIAQAECENSQEFSPTLSERSFIAHSKRYSRSDSLDHIPNNVAHATEGRMAPSWRGRHRGRAKKKRHKKRSKLKGQPVAAGRRSPRTPEQESCTPIPVQEDESHQSTLYRNSFWVPEFNKDLGYDPLSFEKPAHAPLSMGKLHSPRSQYKTELHKLISPIQCLNHVWRQRDTVPQPETLHPFPYNILPPHFPHVDNPLHAMKQNALDTYFHGDLSYQDSHLSGLNLEYNFTKCIKQSVQTSSDKLSVEEYLVDALKGSVSFGEPQNLASLAKTWRGGGLELKEQFHEASENEGVLLNEKLKPVDYEYREEVHWTKCHGSLGIGSFGEVYKIEDKQTGFQCAAKKVQVEHFRAEELTTCAAVTSPSVVPLYGAVKEGPWVTIFMKLMEGGSLGQLIKQSGCLPEDRALSYLGQVLEGLEYLHAQNILHGDVKAENVLLSDDGSRALLCDFGHSAHLHPDGLGKCLVTGNYVPGTETHMAPEVVMGKRCDSKVDVWSSCCMMLHMLNGCHPWTQYYNHPLCLKIAKEPPPLREIPPSCNPLTAEIIKLGLEKEPLQRASASELKTKTSVALEEVGGVRSPWKGEYREPRHLSLNKENSAQSAQTSLSPTVSPVSEIGSDPKLSVKASCASPVLPPPSLEQTEEVEGPHWNEGKELPETCDPPPLSSTPLPLKSCSHVERTTTISEQELQQLEIELFLNSLSQPYSLEEQEQMLSCLSIDSPFVSDASEKYSMKASHSLRDTMSSGIHSWNSQADGQSCSWNNLLSRSRHTDTPSYFNGVKIQIQLLSGENLHIRDFHRTKVGDIATGISSQIPVPAFSLVTKEGQPVHYNMEVPDSGIELQCTLAPDCSVSWAWRVKHGQLENRP, from the exons ATGGCCGTGATGGGAATTGCATGCCAAGGAGCTCCTGATCCAGCCGTCAAGCACAAAAAGGAGCTCACGGCTGCCGAGGGGCTGAAGGAGACAGTGAGTGAAAAGCAGAGCAGTGTTTGCAAAGTAGAAGATTCAAAGAAGGTCATCTTTCACAGTCAGTGGAAAATCCTGAATGATGTAATCACCAGAGGAACagcaaaagaagaaacagaaggagGCTGTGCATCAATTTCTATTATTGCCCAAGCAGAAT GTGAAAACAGTCAGGAGTTCAGCCCCACTTTATCAGAGAGATCTTTTATTGCCCACAGTAAACGTTACAG ccGCTCGGACAGTCTCGATCACATCCCCAACAATGTGGCCCATGCCACGGAGGGCAGGATGGCACCCTCCTGGAGAGGGAGGCACCGGGGCAGGGCCAAGAAGAAAAGGCACAAGAAAAGATCCAAGCTGAAAGGACAAcctgtggctgctggcaggagaaGTCCAAGAACTCCAGAACAGGAGAGCTGCACCCCAATTCCTGTTCAG gAGGATGAATCCCACCAAAGTACTCTTTACAGAAACAGTTTTTGGGTTCCTGAATTTAACAAGGACTTGGGCTATGATCCACTGTCTTTTGAGAAGCCTGCCCATGCCCCCTTGTCCATGGGCAAACTCCATTCCCCAAGGAGCCAGTACAAAACTGAACTGCACAAGCTGATCAGCCCTATTCAGTGTCTTAATCATGTTTGGAGACAGAGGGACACTGTTCCCCAGCCTGAGACTCTCCATCCATTTCCCTACAACATCcttcccccccatttcccacaTGTGGACAATCCTCTCCATGCCATGAAGCAGAATGCTCTGGACACATACTTCCATGGTGACCTCAGCTATCAAGACAGTCACTTATCTGGCCTGAACTTAGAATATAATTTCACCAAATGCATCAAACAGTCTGTGCAAACCAGTTCAGACAAGCTTTCTGTGGAAGAATATTTGGTAGATGCCTTGAAGGGGAGCGTGAGTTTTGGTGAACCACAAAATTTAGCCAGTCTGGCCAAGACATGGAGAGGAGGTGGGCTGGAGCTGAAGGAACAGTTCCATGAAGCGAGTGAAAATGAAGGCGTGCTGCTGAACGAG AAGCTGAAGCCAGTGGATTATGAGTACCGAGAAGAGGTTCACTGGACCAAGTGCCATGGTTCCTTGGGCATTGGCTCCTTTGGGGAAGTGTACAAGATAGAGGACAAGCAGACAGGATTTCAGTGTGCTGCCAAGAAG GTGCAGGTGGAACACTTCCGTGCCGAGGAGCTGACGACGTGCGCGGCCGTGACGAGCCCCAGCGTGGTGCCCCTGTACGGCGCCGTCAAGGAGGGTCCCTGGGTCACCATCTTCATGAAGCTGATGGAGG GTGGCTCATTAGGGCAGCTCATTAAACAGAGTGGCTGCCTGCCAGAGGACAGAGCCCTCAGCTACCTGGGCCAGGTGTTAGAGGGTCTGGAGTATCTTCATGCTCAAAACATTCTCCATGGAGATGTCAAAG CGGAGAACGTGCTGCTGTCGGACGATGGGAGCAGGGCCCTCCTGTGTGACTTTGGCCACTCTGCTCACCTGCACCCAGACGGGCTGGGAAAGTGCTTGGTCACAG GGAACTACGTGCCTGGCACAGAGACCCACATGGCCCCGGAGGTGGTGATGGGGAAGCGCTGTGACTCCAAGGTGGACgtgtggagcagctgctgtATGATGCTGCACATGCTCAACGGCTGCCACCCCTGGACCCAGTACTACAACCACCCTCTCTGCCTGAAG ATCGCTAAAGAGCCGCCTCCTCTGAGGGAAATTCCACCTTCCTGCAACCCTCTCACTGCTGAGATTATTAagctggggctggagaaggAGCCTCTGCAGAGGGCATCTGCATCAGAACTCAAAACTAAGACCAGTGTGGCACTTGAGGAAG tGGGAGGTGTGAGAAGCCCCTGGAAAGGTGAATACAGAGAGCCCAGACATTTATCTTTGAACAAAGAAAACAGTGCACAGAGTGCACAGACATCCCTGTCCCCCACAGTGAGCCCAGTTTCTGAGATTGGTTCTGACCCCAAACTGTCAGTCAAAGCTTCCTGTGCCAGCCCAGTCCTACCACCTCCATCTCTGGAGCAAACAGAGGAGGTTGAGGGACCCCACTGGAACGAGGGCAAGGAGTTACCGGAGACCTGTGATCCCCCACCTCTCTCCTCGACTCCTCTGCCCctgaagagctgcagccacGTGGAAAGAACCACAACCATCTCAGAGCAAGAACTTCAGCAGCTGGAAATTG AACTGTTTCTGAACAGCCTTTCCCAGCCTTACTCTCTGGAGGAACAAGAGCAAATGCTTTCATGCCTCAGCATTGACAGCCCCTTTGTGTCAGATGCCAGTGAGAAG TACTCCATGAAGGCTTCTCACAGCTTGAGGGACACCATGAGCtctgggatccattcctggaaCAGCCAGGCAGacgggcagagctgcagctggaacaaCCTGCTGAGCCGCAGCCGGCACACGGACACCCCCAGCTACTTCAACG GAGTGAAAATCCAGATCCAGTTGCTAAGTGGAGAAAATTTGCACATCAGGGATTTCCACAGGACAAAGGTGGGAGACATTGCCACGGGGATAAGCAGCCAG ATCCCCGTGCCTGCCTTCAGCCTGGTGACCAAGGAGGGGCAGCCTGTGCACTACAACATGGAGGTGCCCGACTCTGGCATCGAGCTGCAGTGCACCCTGGCCCCCGACTGCAGCGTCAGCTGGGCCTGGCGCGTCAAGCACGGCCAGCTGGAGAACAGGCCCTGA